Below is a window of Tsuneonella deserti DNA.
GTTCGCCAAGGCACCGCTGAAAGTGGTCGATCGATGGAAGGCGCTGGTGCGCGACTACCTGCGCGGGCGCCAGGTGCTCAAGCGCACGCTGGTGCTGATCGACAGTCGCCACGGGGTGAAAGACGTCGATCGCGACATGATGAAGATGCTCGACGAAGCCGCGGTTGGCTACCGGCTGGTCCTCACCAAGACCGACAAGATCAAGGCGAGCGAGCTCGCGGAAGTCCAGGCCGCGACCGAGGCCGAGGCGAGGAAGCGTATCGCCGCATTTCCCAACGTTCACGCGACCAGCTCTGAAAAGGGCATGGGCATCGCCGAACTCCGGGCCTCGGTTCTGGCCGACGCGGAGAGCTA
It encodes the following:
- the yihA gene encoding ribosome biogenesis GTP-binding protein YihA/YsxC, with amino-acid sequence MTDDEAAAAAELEERARKLLTGRVEFLLSAPQLKFLPDPVVPEIAFAGRSNVGKSSLLNALTGRKSLARASVTPGRTQELNFFEVGDPLELRLVDMPGYGFAKAPLKVVDRWKALVRDYLRGRQVLKRTLVLIDSRHGVKDVDRDMMKMLDEAAVGYRLVLTKTDKIKASELAEVQAATEAEARKRIAAFPNVHATSSEKGMGIAELRASVLADAES